Part of the Armatimonadota bacterium genome, ACTGCGCTCCCCGTGGCTCCGGCGGGAACGAGCGACGGCATCGAGCACTCGGCGAAGCCGTGGGATCCGCCGGTCGTATTTGCCGGTGGCGATCCGACCCAACTCGACGGGCGCATGTACCGGTGGGAGTCGTGCAGCCAGAGCCTCTACACCTACGATATGTGGTCTGACGACCACGTCTCGAACGGGGCATGGGGTCCATTCGGCGGAGCGCTACTCGGCGACGGATACTGGGTAGATTCCTTCTTCGATGTTACGTTCACCTACTCGGGCAAGAAGTCCATTGAGGATAAGTGGGTGAGCGTGTGCAAGCCGGGATGGATAATCCTCGGTCATCCGAAGGAACAGATGATGCCTTGGGAGGACGTCAGAGTCCACGACGGAGCGCAGATAAAGACCCTCCGCGATGCATCTCAGTACGGGGCAAACTGGCTCAGTTCCGTCGGATATTGGTGGGACGCCGCCACGCAGAGCCTGATTGACGTCGGCATCCCGGACGACTGGCCTTCATCGCTGGACCTCGACAAAGGTCATGGGTACTGGTTCCAGTTCTACGAGGGCAACAAGGCACTGCTCTTCCCGGCCGATGCCACCGCGAGGTTCGAGCAGGTGGACTGGAATCTGGATGGATTCCTCACGCCGAACTCCGAGTGGGGAAGCCTCGATCTGACGTTCAGCGGCTCGGAGGACGTGCAGTATTTGAACCTGAGCGTGAACGGATCGTGGCAGGCGCAGAACGTTCCGCTCCTGAGCGTCGGCGGCACCAGCGGCCCGAAGACGCTGAACGTGATGTTCGACCTCGGCACGCCGCGCGGCATGCCGGTCGGAAACATCAGCTACGGCTACACAATAACCAAGCAGCCGCAGTACGCTGTGCCGTTGTCCGCCGGCGGAGCACTGGTTGGCGATCGGGAGTTCGAGCTCTACTCCGGGACAGAACCGGAGTCCATCGCAGGTCCGCCGGAGCCTGCGTCGGCGAACAAAGGCGAAAAGGCGACCAAGTCGGCGGCGCACAGCAAGCCGTTCCCGAACCAGGAGGCCGGCAAGAACGAGTGCGTTCCGGCCGCGGTCTCCAACAGCCTGCAGTTCCTGAACTCCCAGCACAGCCTCGGCATGGATGCTGGAGCCATTGACATCGGCGACATGAAGTCGGCGACCGGCTGGACGGCGCCCGGATGCGGCTGGACATGGTACAACAACAAGGCCGCATGGATGGCTGAGAAGAAACTGCCGATCAAGACCACGGCGAAGACCGCCGCGGCCGGGATCAACATGGATGACGTCATCAATGACATTCAGAACGGCAATGATGTCGAGTTGGTGGCGAAGTCGCCTAAGGGTGGCGGGCACTGCGTAGCGGTTACGGGATGCACTAAGAACGCGGACGGCACCTACTCGGTAACGATATCCCACGATACCGACCAGACCGACAACAGCAAGGGGACCACGACCGAAACCGTGACCTACGATCCGGCTACGGGCAAGTTCACCGGCGGGAGTCTGAACGGTTGGTCACTGCATCACGTAGTGACGGAGAGCCCGAAGAAGTAGCTCGGGCATTGCGGCGCGGGGCGGTCTTCGGGCCTGCTCCGCGCCTGCCGGCATCGCGGCGGCTGACTCCGCAGCTGACCGATACGCTGGTAGTTGAGAGGAGGTGAGAAAAGATGACGCGGATACTGTACGCGGTCCTTGCGGTCGTGTTTCTTCTGAGTCTCGCAGTGTCTGTTTCAGTTGCGAGTCCGCCGGTGATCGCTCCCTGGGTGGTTACCAAGGCGTACGACGCTCAGAAACAGATGAACGAGTATATCTACACGCTCGACTACCAGCACGGTTGGGACTATGCTGGACCCATATTCGACTTCCATCTGAATCTCGGGAACTGGACACCCGGCCAGATAGAGATCGTTCCGCCCGAGAACTGGGCAGGGTCATGGGACGGCGGCACATACGGGTGTCAGGATCCAAGCGGGAACTACCCCATCACGGTCGGCAACTACTGCTGGGGTTACTGGAAGATCTACGTGCGCCCCGGATATGGAGATGGCACCACTACGTGCTATTTTACCGACTGGCCGCACATGCCGGGCGTAGTCGCACAGCAGATGGGCGTGCTGATCCCTGCGGTTCCTGAGCCCGGATCGCTGCTCGTACTGGGCTCCGGCCTTATGGTCCTCGCGGGTT contains:
- a CDS encoding PEP-CTERM sorting domain-containing protein, whose translation is MTRILYAVLAVVFLLSLAVSVSVASPPVIAPWVVTKAYDAQKQMNEYIYTLDYQHGWDYAGPIFDFHLNLGNWTPGQIEIVPPENWAGSWDGGTYGCQDPSGNYPITVGNYCWGYWKIYVRPGYGDGTTTCYFTDWPHMPGVVAQQMGVLIPAVPEPGSLLVLGSGLMVLAGSIVRKRR